GATTATCCGCGGCATGTACAGCGTGTAGTGTATAATCGGGCGCAGGCTTCATAAAACACAGCCCGCCCAAATCTCTTCACCAGATCATCAACCGCCTGTTGGAGTAGAAGGCTAGAAGACTCCAGAATCTGTGAGAAAACAAAAGCCTGTATACCGCCAGAGGAAATTCTGGCTCCATTGGCATGCTAGACATGCGGGGAAAACAAAGACTACGACTCTGCCCTTTTGCCACGCAATTTCAAGCTTTTCTCCAAGAATGCCAGAGTCTCGGCATATGAAGGATCATTCTTGTTCACCGGTTTACATGAATTTATATGATCAGTAGATGGTAGAACCTGCAAATATATAAGATTAATCACTTGCACGTTGCATCAATTGGCacaacagttttttttagtaCGAAACTAGACAACACAGTACTATAATCTGGAGGAAATTACAGGAACATACAAGATAAACAGAACATAAAATGCTGATCTAACTCCGAACTATCCATCAGGTTAACTATAGAACAGCATATAAATCCCTGTGTTCTCCATATTATCTAAAAGTAAAATTAGGTATtagaaactactccctccattccataattcttgtcgtggttttagttcaaatatAGTATAAGCAAGTATAAAAGTTCCGTCGTGATGGTTTGCACTGAATAATGCAGCTGGTAGGATACTTACAACGAGTTCCCCATATCCTGGGTATGCAGATTCAATTGGCACTATCTCCATCCGAAGTGCCCAACCACCATAACCTTCAACAATCGGTGTGACCTGGGTCTGTAATGAAGCCAGTTAACACATAACTTTTGTTTAGGTGAGTTCGCACATACAATTTCATACTGTGAGAGTGAAAGCATGCAGTATGAGTCCATGACAACATTTTCCTTTACCTCACTAAAACTAAGAACATTAAGAAGTCCTTTATTGTGGCGCTGCCGCACAAAGTCATTTAACTCGACCAGTCTTGGAGACCCGCTTCTTAATTCGCCAATCTGTGGGAATGAGTGTCAGAAAATATACACGGATGAAAAAAGTCAGTTGGTAAGTTTGTCATATAAAGAACGTACTGAAGGAGCTGGACGAAAAACCAAACCCATACGCCATGGCATGTCTGCAAGTTTACTTCCAAAATGCGGACAGCTGTAAAAGACCTGCCATATGAACAGAGTTAGAACTCAGATATAATCACAAGAATTAACAACCAAATACATACTAGTCCAATCGTATTATTCAGGAAATTTTCATAATTGTTCAGCTTCGCTTGATGCAACATCTGCTTAACCACCAAACCTCCCATGCTGCAAGTACAAAAATGGGGAAGAGATCAGTTCTTTCATCTGTTACAGATTTTCCAGTCCATGTGTAAATAGCATTCTAAATGAAGCAACCATCCTTACCTATGAGTCACAAACACAACAGGCCGACTACCAATCCCAGCAGTCACCAGCTTCCTCAACAGCATAGAGCTCACCTCCTATACAACAAATATGATCACAATAAAAGCAATTTGAGCAAGAAAACAAACCATCAAACAAAGAGATCAAAATATCTCCAACCCTACATATCATTCCAGATAAGAGAATCTTATATCCTAGAATAATTTAAACATTTGCACTGCACAACAAATTAAAATGATGAAAAGATCTCAATCTCTATAGAAAATGTATGAATCACATGGATTCCTTTTGTATTTTGCCACTGCAAAGCCAGAATTTCTTTAAATTGTGAGACAAACAGATTGGTCCAGGCCTAGATATCAGAAAGGAGGGAATATTTGCACTAACATGCACAACTTAAACAACTCTTCAGAACACTAACCTGAAGGGGCAAGCTGGCTCCAGTCCATTGTGTCAAATTTGTCTGCATAAATCATTTGAAACTGGTGAAGATCTTGGAACGTTTAAACAGGAACAGGAACGGTATCAGCAGGAAAGCACAAATTGTTAAACAGCAGGAATGATTACAGGGAGCAATATAAATCTCCAAATATGAAAGAATATCAGAGAATTAAAAACAAACCTTGTATTTGACCGTCAAAAAACGAGCTTGAGGAAAATCTGATGAAAGCCATTCTCTTGGCCAACAAGTACCCTCTTTCCCAGCATCTTCGTCTATGCTTTCAACAAGACCAGCTTTGGTAGTTGATGACTTGTCATCAGCTATCCGCCATGAGTTGAATGGACCACCACGAAGGCCATGGACAAACACAACATCGACCGAAGAAGAGGCACATCTTGAAACATCTGGACCATCTATAGAGCTTGCAGTTTCAGATCCACTATCTTCAATACAGTCATCATCATCCTTACTATTATCTCTTGAAATCGCATGACCACGGTTATCCAAATGAACCTCAAGAGGCAACTCTGGATTAAGCAAGAACAACGCATCTCCAAACTGAGGACACTTTCTTTTATACTCACTTTCTGAATCAGGATATTCACCAGAAGCATTTCTTGTATTTGGATTCTCAGAGCAGAACACATTTAACAGAGTTAATCTGCAGTAACTTTTTAATTTTATATCATTGCAAGAAACTCGTCCACTTGCACATTCCTCAAGCCACTTGCACCAAATATCATCAGAAATGATTTCCTTCTTTGAATTGGGTAAGAGGGAGAGAATGGTAAGCAGCCGCCCAGCATGCCTTCGAATATGCGCTGCCGGAGGAACTCGTACACTATGGGGATCAGTGGTAGCAGTAGTAGAGGAATCATTAGAAGCAGACATATTCTTGTCTTGCACTTCACGTATTCGTGATGCATCATATGCTTCAATTGCAGCAAGTTTCTCATAATCATCAGCAACAAGGATATGTTTCAACAAGGGAAGAACTCCTAAATCGGCTATTCTCTTTTGGCACGTAACATCCTCAGAACAAAGCTCTGCTAGTGCTTTTATTCCCTTAAGCGTAGCTAACGCCGAGTCAACAGCATCAAACTTGGGTGGGCTCTTTTTGCTCAGATTCTTTAGAGCTGTGGCAAATGGTTCAAGAGAGAGAAAATCGGAAAGGGACACTTTGTCACTAGATCCAGAATCATAGTCTGGTTGAATGCTGGCTAATTTAACAACAGCAGTAGCTAATTGATTCAAGACCTGAGTTGCAGTGTAAGCATTATGATAATCAACTTGATTCtgccaaaaataaaatttgtatTAGGACAACAGGAGGTAGACCAAGATTACGAAAGAAACTGTTGCACTAGGACGATAGGAACTCATCCACTCATACATTATTCAAAGTCAgtaaattttaatttttaagtAAAAACAAGTGCATCAGGTAAACTGAATAGGCTGATAGAACTATAAATAAGAACTGTTGCTGCAATCAAATGCCTGTATTCCAAAAGTCAGCAATCAAATATATAATGTATAGAACTTCTCCATGAGCACAACAGGATAACCTACCAGGCTACCCTAAACAACTACTGTGCTGTAAAGCATTCTGTAGTGTCTTCAAAGAACATGGCCAAATTCACAACAGAACTGCTTTCAAACATTGTTGCTATGTGCCCAATGCTTACGGGTTGTGACAAATCTAACTTACTATGAACAAATGAAATACCATATTATGTTTTATGAGCGACATAGACACCATAAATTTTCAACTTGAGCATCTGGGTGTAATTCATTATCTACAGTTCATTTGTCCAGCCCTATTACCTATCTATTTTATGCTGTGTTGTACAACTATACATTGGTTAATATATCTGCTACGGAGACACGCATTCAAAATATATTTGCAGTAAATATTACACGAATTCCAACCTTCACTCGATCTGGTTGAGGCGGAGCAGTTCCTTTCAAATTTTGTGTCTTATTGTCTCCAAGAATCTCAGAAAGCACGAGAGTTAACCATCCCTGAGAAATGGGTACAGAAGCTGGCCCATAATCCTCAAGTATCGATGAAAGGATTTTTACAGATGTAAGATGTGTTGTGTCGGATACAGATTTATCAAAGAGCCAGCGAAGAAGAATACCAGACCATCTTTGAGCTTCTTCAAGTGACAAAGGAACTTCACCAGAATAGAGTGAACTCAGGGCGACAGCTAATGATTCTTTCATACTACTCTGAccattttctattttcttcgCAATACTccgaagaagatgaagaccCTTCTGCCTTATAACAAACTTTGACTCATTGCATCGAATCATGGATAATAGGAAAGTTGACAGTGACATTTGGGCCAATGACATGTCGCCATTCTCAGTAGCCTGAGAAGCTGTCAAAATAAGGCTTGAGGACCAATCTGGGACAGAAGGAGCTAAAGTCAAGTTCTTGTCTTCCAGAAGAGATCGAGCCACCAAGGCTCCATGCCACTTCACAGTTCTTTCAGGAGCTTTCAGTGCAGTTGTAACCGCATGCCCGTCACTATCAAGTTCTTGAATACGAGTACGATTTAGATCTGAAGCTATAGCCCAATTAGCAAGAGCCCAGGTAGCAAAAGGTACAGCTACATGCTCTCTCTGTAAATCATCCCAAAGGCCTGGGGTAGCAGGAGAACTTAATCTCTCAATGTCTGGAGAATCCGTATTGTACTCTTGCATTACCGATTCTCTACTACCCTGGGAATCTCCCATTCTACTATTTTGTGCAACTTTCAGAATATCATCACCTGAGTTGCCCATCTTTAGTGAGTCATTTTCTCTGGAGAATCCCAATATAGTAGTCCCACCAAGCACCTTAATCCCTATCCCTTTTAATCCTCTGTCACCATCATCACTGCTATCGTCCTCATGGTCATCAAAATGCATGCCCCCTTGCTCAATGACTTCAATGGCTGCTGCAATATCTCTTGTATCAGCATCTGCAGGCAACAAAGGATGAAACGACGAATAATCTGCGTTGTCACAGTTGGATGTGATAATATCCATAAGTGCAGCAACAAGCATGCTCCTTCCTTTAGAATGGCCCGAACCATCGAATGAAGAGTATCTGGAGTTCTGTCTCAACAAAAGAGCCACATATTAGGTATAAACAACTCATAAAGTCTAAGAAAATTGTCAAAGCTACATAATTTTAAAACTATAGACTGCTTTGTTctacaaattaaaatgttcATCAAGATTTCAAGACATGAATCGCAATtagagaagaagatggagtaAGCTGACAAAAATGCGCTGTcaataaataaaaatcttcCCATGTAGAGTGGGGAGATGGGAGATCATGAAGCCAAATACAGAACTCCTAGTCCTAACTCCTAATCCTAGGTCTTGATGATCCATGAAAATGGCAAAGTTATGCAGCTAATTTTAGTTTGAATTCAGCACAAAATACAGATCTATTGCCATACAACCAGATATGCATATGAAATCAACATCCTAATTATGCAACAGATCAATGCAACATCTGAATCCTGCAATGTAGCATATGACGACCTGATTCCTAGCTACAGACATTGGATGCAGGATTTTATCACAAAAAAATGACTACAACATATCAATTGATGGTCAAGGTGTATGAGAGAAATTGTAAAGTTTTGTATCCTAACCTGACCTCACACGATGTGGTTAACGAGGCTACATTAAATCGACAATTTACAACTTACATTGAATGCAAGCTTCTATCAAAACTACATTTGGGACAATCAGGCAAATCAAGCAATCCTAAAATGTTATCACCTTCTTGCCGCGCTTGGGCTGGTAAGAGAAGATAAATTGGAGGAGGCAGGGCACGGCTCTCGGCCGGCCCAGCACGGCAGGCGCGACCCATGGGTCAGACAACAGGTTCGCGAGCGCCCGTGACGCCTCTGCCTGCGTGGGGCCCCGCATGATGCTGTCGAGCAGCCagtcgacgacggcgccgccgcccgcggacACGATGGCCGCGCGTCGAGCGGCGCTGGCGGCCGTGATGTCGGCGAGCAGCGCGGCGACCCGCATCTCGAACCCGGACCGCACCTCGTGGTTGGCGGACGACAGGACGGACATGAGCGACTTGCATAGCACCCCGCCCGCCGTCCACGTGTGCTGCATCCGCTCCACGACGCGCGCCGCGGACGCCCTGGACCTCTCTAGGGTCTCCTCGATGTTGTCGGTGGATAGGTAGAGCgtcccggcggcggtggcgacggagAGCGCGGAGAGCGCGAGAAGCGGGGAGATGCGGCGCGTCCCCCCGTCGCGGTGGGGCGCGAGGTGGTGCGGCGGGGTAGGGGCCGCGACGGGGAGGTGGGAGAGGGTGGAGGAGGTTGAGGACGGAGAAGGCGGGGTGGggttggaggagaggaggcggggccggaggcggcggtggaagTGGCGGACATGGCGGAGGGATgcggggaggaggccgcgccGCAGCATCGCCGGGCCCGCCGGAGAGGCCTTTGCGGCGACCTTCTATTGGATGAGGTCAAAATTTCGGGctgcttgctttgctttgaCGGGTCGGGCGGTTGGCTTGGGCAGGAAGGCGAAGGAGATGGAAGAAGGCACGCGGGAATATTCGCCGGAGTAGGCAGCGAAAGAGGCGGTGGTGCCACCGTGCCAGCCTGCGGCAAGGGAGGAGATCGCCGCGTGTGGAAAGGAGGACGAGTTGTGGTGGGCTACCGGTTCCTTGATGGGCCGGCTATGTTTCGGTCGGTTGCGGAAAGCCGCAACCCGTGTTCCAAGGCCGCacgtttttcttctcctcccacGGAAAGACTGTACCTCCGCATTCTATCCGCATATCGTAAAAGGGAATTTATAACGAGCAATAGTCCTTCGGAGCGAATGTTCGTCTTTTTCTTGCTTATCCTTCTTAGAAATAGAGAGAAATGCTTTATGCAATGATACCATTAAATTCTACAGAGTGACACCGTCGGGTTATTTTTTTATCTTCATCCTTGACGGGTGACAACTTTACCTGTCGCGTCAGAAGGTTAGGAAACGAACGTTTAGTTTCGTGAGTGACACTTTAGTTATGTGATGGTTGCAGTTTTAGACTTTGAAAGCGTTCACGGAAGCTAGGGAGCAAAGATAGCATTCCGTTGGTTATTTCACAAATATTCCTATGAAAGATGGGCGCTGCTAGCACTGGCGCACTGCGTGGGCACCAGCGTGAATACAAATAACAAAGCCATCAAGGTTATTCTGTGTCATATTATATGAATTCAGTCGAGTTTGATTAAGCTTAACTTAGAACAATACTATTCTGCGTCCCTTTAAAAACAGCCCCgcacaacaaaaaagatgaagaaaaaaaagccatgcatatacatatacagCCACCAGCCATGATAGCCCAGCAAGAAAGGAGACTTTCTTGCATCTATTTGAACTAAAGAAAACAACACAGTAGCAAAAAGATCGATCTCGAAGTGGAGAAGAgataaaaaaacacaacagtttcagaaaaaatattcaggaggaagaagagcagctAGGATCAACATCTTGATGGTGCCAAGGTAAAAgcttctgaaaaaaaaaaatccacctCTCTTAAActctccttctctttcttcacGTGCATTGTGCTCTGATATGGAAATCATATCTGTtgatgccccccccccccccctataATTGCAGAACTGAAGAACACAAGGGCAGCAACAGATATTTACAAGAATAAATGCAAAGACAAGACTAAAAATTACATGATTAAATATAAAGACAAGACTAACAATTACAGGACTAAGACTagtaaaagaaacaaaactaaTAATTGAAAATGAGACAGAAGCATGAATAAATTAAAGGCTATAATGTTCTGAAATCGAGACTAAGAAATACTTAGGAAAAAAATACTGATAATGAAcctaaaaagaaagaatgatATGACAAAGACTGAGAGAATAATTATTTGAGTTTGAGGTACTGAAAATGACATGACTAGACTAAAGTTTTTATTTGTGGACAAGACAGAGATATACTTAGGAAGACTAACAAGACTGATAATCTTAAAGACAACTAAGACTAATTGATACTACATAAAGGActgataatgcatatataaagacTAGTAATCTTAAAGGACCGATAATGCATAAATGATAAATGACTGATAAATGATAAAATACTAGTAGTTCAAACTGAGAAAAAATGATAAATGGATGACAAGACAATAAGGAAATGATAAATGGAAGACTAATTACTCACTGATGGAAGGCTaagaaaatgaagactgaaacGAAGACAATAGCAGACTTATACATAGACTAACAAGACTATTGAAGAAGTAAATGACAAGAACTCGACAAAGAATGAGAACAATAAGACAAAATTATAAGGATATACCACCGGAAACCCACTTTGTCTCCCGAGAAAACACAAGATTCAGATTTAGCACCTGAGCTTTATGTATGTGTAAAATGCAAATGCAGTGTGCTGGGCTTAGTGTTTGTGATTGGTGGGCTGTATCTGCTACTGTGGAGCAAGGGGaaatgcagcagcaacagcccTGACTCAAGCCTGAAAGACAGACACATCCCTCCATTAGATTGGGTGTTGACAAAATGCAACAATAAATTGTCCAATTCTTGATTGTATTCTCGTGTAAAGGTTCAGGACACTATTATATCATCATTCATGGAGCTTCTTAGGTTGTAATCCAAAAAACAATAGGGATAAATGGTCTGAACCAAAACTGATAGCGACAACAGAGGCAAAGATGTAATACTACCATCATGGACCAAGAACAAATAACTGAAGAATACCTCACTCGGCAACGGCCGTACCACACTGAAGCTGCTTCTCCACCATCACTGCTCAAAATCCCTACCAATATCCAAATCATTGGCTGCCAAATTCGCGAGTAATCGAAGCGACGGTAAGTGAACCAAATACACGCAGTAACCCCAAAAATCAGTCACTGGTGCAAACAAAAACATAGGATAGACATGCACCAAAGACAAACCCGGCAGCGAGCCATGCTTCTGTCTCTACGTGCAACAGACCTccatagaagaagaggaggatgcTCACTGgaaggcggaagcggccgctgTCGGCAAGCTTCCAGGAGCGGCACCGGTGGGGCAAGGAGCCGGAGGAGAGTGGGCGGTGTGGCGACGGTCGGATCTCGCCGAACAAGGTGGGGACGTTCGATGGGTGTC
This is a stretch of genomic DNA from Brachypodium distachyon strain Bd21 chromosome 1, Brachypodium_distachyon_v3.0, whole genome shotgun sequence. It encodes these proteins:
- the LOC100823344 gene encoding uncharacterized protein LOC100823344; its protein translation is MLRRGLLPASLRHVRHFHRRLRPRLLSSNPTPPSPSSTSSTLSHLPVAAPTPPHHLAPHRDGGTRRISPLLALSALSVATAAGTLYLSTDNIEETLERSRASAARVVERMQHTWTAGGVLCKSLMSVLSSANHEVRSGFEMRVAALLADITAASAARRAAIVSAGGGAVVDWLLDSIMRGPTQAEASRALANLLSDPWVAPAVLGRPRAVPCLLQFIFSYQPKRGKKNSRYSSFDGSGHSKGRSMLVAALMDIITSNCDNADYSSFHPLLPADADTRDIAAAIEVIEQGGMHFDDHEDDSSDDGDRGLKGIGIKVLGGTTILGFSRENDSLKMGNSGDDILKVAQNSRMGDSQGSRESVMQEYNTDSPDIERLSSPATPGLWDDLQREHVAVPFATWALANWAIASDLNRTRIQELDSDGHAVTTALKAPERTVKWHGALVARSLLEDKNLTLAPSVPDWSSSLILTASQATENGDMSLAQMSLSTFLLSMIRCNESKFVIRQKGLHLLRSIAKKIENGQSSMKESLAVALSSLYSGEVPLSLEEAQRWSGILLRWLFDKSVSDTTHLTSVKILSSILEDYGPASVPISQGWLTLVLSEILGDNKTQNLKGTAPPQPDRVKNQVDYHNAYTATQVLNQLATAVVKLASIQPDYDSGSSDKVSLSDFLSLEPFATALKNLSKKSPPKFDAVDSALATLKGIKALAELCSEDVTCQKRIADLGVLPLLKHILVADDYEKLAAIEAYDASRIREVQDKNMSASNDSSTTATTDPHSVRVPPAAHIRRHAGRLLTILSLLPNSKKEIISDDIWCKWLEECASGRVSCNDIKLKSYCRLTLLNVFCSENPNTRNASGEYPDSESEYKRKCPQFGDALFLLNPELPLEVHLDNRGHAISRDNSKDDDDCIEDSGSETASSIDGPDVSRCASSSVDVVFVHGLRGGPFNSWRIADDKSSTTKAGLVESIDEDAGKEGTCWPREWLSSDFPQARFLTVKYKTNLTQWTGASLPLQEVSSMLLRKLVTAGIGSRPVVFVTHSMGGLVVKQMLHQAKLNNYENFLNNTIGLVFYSCPHFGSKLADMPWRMGLVFRPAPSIGELRSGSPRLVELNDFVRQRHNKGLLNVLSFSETQVTPIVEGYGGWALRMEIVPIESAYPGYGELVVLPSTDHINSCKPVNKNDPSYAETLAFLEKSLKLRGKRAES